The following proteins are encoded in a genomic region of Gimesia algae:
- a CDS encoding Rieske (2Fe-2S) protein → MITYHTIAKIGSIPEGEGRAFHVEGLMIAVFLKEGQYTAINDFCPHQGAPLSTGYVDEQGAVTCPWHAWRFCIKEGTWLDNPKSKLQVPVYPVRIEGDEIQVGLELEKQE, encoded by the coding sequence GTGATCACTTATCATACTATTGCGAAAATCGGTTCGATCCCGGAAGGAGAAGGGCGGGCTTTTCATGTGGAAGGGCTGATGATTGCCGTCTTCCTCAAAGAGGGACAATACACGGCGATCAATGACTTCTGCCCGCATCAGGGTGCGCCCCTCTCAACTGGTTATGTGGATGAACAGGGAGCCGTCACCTGCCCGTGGCATGCCTGGCGATTCTGTATCAAAGAGGGAACCTGGCTGGATAATCCGAAATCCAAACTGCAGGTGCCCGTCTACCCGGTGCGCATTGAAGGCGATGAAATACAGGTCGGCCTGGAATTGGAGAAGCAGGAATAA
- a CDS encoding DUF4350 domain-containing protein: protein MNQPSRNKRERRNAGWIWLFFLCLLIPLHLWFPELGTGALDDSYSASASGKKAFFLLLEQESYNTERNRVPISVFLQSLDYDETLCLLGPARYPSPQEWSAILSWVEDGGHLVITANQAHPEFEIDALNISTKYLDETERENLPVVESKKKGKKEKDKVEKDDLDSSDLLALLEDEHSLLDGQATTVFPDAPSIIWQTNAQVISESDQELISVGETQQAILQKHGLGEIVVAASSKIFSNQSMIDGGSVPAFRLLESAGAPDFFVVDESLNASGTSKVVALLIDPTFRPLTIQLLITLLIFGWWHSTRFGPILSSHILPRHNIVSHTDNVGNLHFKNGNGRALLYSYLKQLFTELHLRRFRGKENRVIDPIARRMKTDPDEITAFLKQASELAKSKKIKRRQMGDLIHRLAEIRQAARHGKQQG from the coding sequence ATGAATCAGCCTTCCAGAAACAAGCGTGAGCGAAGAAACGCCGGCTGGATCTGGCTGTTCTTCCTGTGTCTGCTCATCCCCCTGCATCTCTGGTTTCCAGAACTGGGGACGGGTGCGCTCGACGATTCGTACAGCGCGTCAGCCAGTGGAAAGAAAGCGTTTTTTCTGTTGCTCGAACAGGAGTCTTACAATACAGAACGAAACCGTGTTCCGATCTCTGTGTTTCTGCAGTCTTTGGATTACGACGAAACTCTCTGCCTGCTGGGCCCTGCTCGCTATCCCAGCCCCCAGGAATGGTCAGCAATCCTGTCATGGGTCGAAGATGGCGGGCACCTGGTAATCACAGCAAATCAGGCGCACCCGGAATTCGAAATCGATGCTCTGAATATCAGTACCAAATACCTGGATGAAACAGAACGGGAAAATCTGCCGGTTGTAGAATCGAAAAAAAAAGGAAAGAAAGAAAAAGACAAGGTCGAAAAAGACGATCTTGATTCTTCTGATCTGCTTGCACTTCTGGAAGACGAACATAGTCTCTTGGATGGACAGGCCACGACTGTATTTCCGGATGCTCCCTCAATCATCTGGCAGACGAACGCCCAGGTAATCTCCGAATCAGATCAGGAACTCATTTCCGTGGGTGAAACACAACAGGCAATCCTACAGAAACATGGTTTGGGTGAGATCGTTGTCGCAGCTTCCTCCAAAATCTTTTCAAACCAGTCAATGATTGATGGCGGCAGTGTTCCCGCATTTCGGCTGCTCGAATCGGCCGGAGCACCAGATTTTTTCGTTGTTGATGAATCCTTAAACGCATCAGGGACCTCAAAAGTGGTTGCCTTACTGATTGACCCCACTTTCCGCCCGTTGACAATTCAACTGCTGATCACGTTACTGATTTTCGGCTGGTGGCATAGCACGCGTTTTGGTCCCATCCTCTCTTCTCATATCCTGCCACGCCATAACATTGTTTCCCACACAGATAACGTCGGGAACTTACATTTCAAAAATGGAAATGGCCGCGCCCTGTTATATTCATACCTGAAACAGTTGTTTACCGAACTCCACCTGAGACGTTTTCGCGGTAAAGAGAATCGCGTGATCGATCCGATTGCGCGGCGGATGAAAACAGATCCGGATGAGATTACTGCCTTCCTGAAGCAGGCATCCGAGCTTGCGAAATCCAAAAAGATTAAACGGCGTCAAATGGGCGACCTGATTCACAGACTGGCGGAAATTCGACAGGCTGCCCGGCATGGGAAACAGCAGGGCTAA
- a CDS encoding DUF4129 domain-containing protein encodes MNCHSISVPSIFQILVLVSVCLSGNMAPLFSQAPEEDSIDLSSPDQIMLKQDMKDILSRTEFRHLTRERDITKDAPFEFDELFNQETETELREPSNPAFSALLGNVMQFLAYVSVVVTCGLILYLLIRSLMGLERKKKATPTEANPDLQGSLTLEEIISPAERESSIYLQRAKVLAQEGDYHNAIIQLLYGSMSYIERSGWIRFRKGLTYRDYIRAARPHGLPCDSLRQMIRTYEPLGFGRRKATREHFESTLKHYESAFQKQA; translated from the coding sequence ATGAACTGTCACTCGATTTCTGTCCCCAGCATCTTTCAGATTCTGGTACTGGTTTCCGTGTGCCTGTCGGGGAACATGGCACCTTTATTTTCTCAGGCTCCTGAAGAAGACTCGATTGATCTTTCCTCACCAGATCAGATCATGCTGAAACAGGATATGAAAGACATCCTAAGCCGGACTGAGTTTCGCCACCTGACGAGGGAACGCGATATCACAAAAGATGCGCCTTTTGAATTTGATGAGTTGTTTAATCAAGAGACTGAAACTGAGCTAAGAGAGCCTTCTAATCCAGCCTTCAGTGCATTGCTGGGAAACGTGATGCAGTTTCTGGCCTACGTCAGTGTCGTTGTCACTTGTGGTCTGATTCTTTACCTGCTGATTCGATCCCTGATGGGACTGGAACGGAAAAAGAAAGCGACCCCCACCGAAGCCAATCCGGATCTGCAAGGCAGTCTCACTCTGGAAGAAATTATCTCGCCTGCAGAACGGGAATCTTCAATCTACCTGCAACGTGCCAAAGTGTTGGCACAGGAGGGTGATTATCATAACGCCATTATCCAACTGCTCTATGGCTCAATGAGCTACATCGAGCGGTCAGGCTGGATCCGTTTTCGAAAGGGTTTAACATACCGAGATTATATCCGGGCGGCCCGGCCACACGGGTTACCCTGCGATTCGTTGCGGCAGATGATCCGTACCTATGAACCCTTGGGATTTGGTCGACGTAAAGCCACCCGCGAACACTTTGAAAGTACCTTGAAACATTATGAATCAGCCTTCCAGAAACAAGCGTGA